The Arachis ipaensis cultivar K30076 chromosome B03, Araip1.1, whole genome shotgun sequence region ATGCTAAGTTCAGCAAGGAAGAACACCATATTCTCCATCTACAttgaaacaaaaaattcaaaacaaatacaTTTAAGGGCATTTTTACAAAGTTTACAATAATTAAGCTACAAAGATATATGTATACCTCATCATCAGAGGGAGTGGAGGCCTTGATATACCGAACAAGGAACACATAGGGTGTGGGAACCGTTAGGTACCATTCAAGCTTTCCCAGGATTGTTTTCTCCATGACCAAAACTTGTTCTCTAATATAGGCATTGTCTGATATGACAACAAAGTCATTCACCTCTGGAGCCCAGATTTCTTCATATTTGCAAGCAATCAGCATTGAACTTATGCCAACCAGCTGAAGCTCCCTTCTTGGAACAACCCTCATGGACAGAAACCGATCAACAATGTTGAGGGTCAGATAGAGAGTTTCTGGCATTAGTTCAAATTTTCTATGCACTTCTATCAACCAGTCCACAAGGATTGATCTCATCTTGGCGTTTATATCAGGCTGTGAACCCATATAATCATGCACACGACCATCATCCTGTGTCATCAAAGTCACACATATACATTATTAGGTTAACAAAAATACATAGGAATGACATTTACGGAAAGCAAAAACACATGAATTTAACAGGACAAAATTAGAGGAATGTACTTCAGTGAGTTTGTAGAACTTGTATATGTCATCAATGTACTCCACTGCTGCCAATTCATTGTCCATGTCAGTTGCATCAATGTTCACCACTTCCTTTGGCATATAAGTGAGTCCAGCAGCCTGagattaactaattttttatttattagaaaCCACAATGACATTGATGCAAAACAGAAggtagaaaaaaagaagaaaaaaaaaaagttgttcaTCACCTTGCTTCTAGCCGAGAGGACTGAACTGAAAGCCTTAGCATTTTTCCTGGTTACCCTTTCCCTTATCTTTCTTCCTTTAGCAGCttgtggcttcttcttcttttcttcctcgGATTCATCATCTGAGCTGATGACAATGACTTCATGTTCTGTTGGTGGCTTCTTATCTGCTTCTAACTTTGTTGCAACAATGAAGTTCCTCACATCAACCCCATTAGCTGGAACCACTGCTGCTCCAATCACAAGTTCAGTGCTTGATTTCTGTACAATAAGAGACATCAATTTTTAGAACCCAACCATGaaataaccaaataaaaaaaaaaaaaaaacagagtgaTAGAGAGTTAATAAGCACCTTGTTCTTCTCTGCTGCAGCTTGGTCATTAGCATAAAAGTTTCTACAAGAGAAAACAATTTGAACTTTTACTTAAAGGAAGTAGAAAACTCTGAATGTGTAGCATAAAACAGAAGCCTTATGGTGTAAAAAAGAAAACTGAAGAACAAATTGGATTATTACCTTGTGTTGCGCTTTGTCACATTTTGTTCTGCTTGCTTAGCCACAAGATTACCAATGTCTTGTAATGCACGCCTATTGTTCCTCCCTTCTGCTGCTGCCACAATAACCTTTTTCTCATTCTCACCTAATAAACACAGACAACAAAGATATTAACACATATTCATACagtaagaagaaagagaaagatccACAAGAAAGAAACACCGACAAAAAAAACCCAAAGTTAACAAATTTGTAGTGAAAGGTAGCATAACAACTTTACGATTTGGGGGCATTTATTCAAACACTCAACAAGCAAAAACCCAGCCGAGAACACAGAAGGGAAAAAAATCAGATTTTGCAGCATTAAAATGAAAAACCCGGAGTTGGTGAGAGAAACAACAAATCAAGAAGCGGAAGAAAAAATCACATGATccaaacaagaagaaaaagaagaaaaagaagattaaGTGAATGAAGCGTTTTTTGCATACCActaggtggttgttgttgttgttgatcgATAGGGAGAGCCATCGAAGAAGCCATGGTATCTTGTTGATGAAAAGAAGTGGCGAAAACGCCGCCAATGGTTGAAAAGAGAGACGAAAGAAACACGTGGAGACGACCGTTGCGCctctctcctccttcttcttcttccaccgtCGCCACCCTCTCTCTTTACAACGTTCTTtctttcgttcttcttcttcttctaagtgtttgtgaaaaagtctgAATGAATGAGTGAGAATAAATGATAAAGGAAGTGATGCAATGCAACGTTTGGGGATTTCATTTCATGCGAATTGAACTAATTTGTAATAGGAATAGTGTTTGCATTCAACGGTCGAATTTGTTTTCCTTTCAATCGTCGCCGTTGGATTGTTTCAAGTGAATCTAACGGCTAATGTTGTGTTGTTCACTTTACTCTCTATTCAGTTGGCTTACGTGGCAATTTTATTCTGCTAGCCGAGTAGCCGTTGGGTCTTAACGCTCATCCAATACTCTGAATTTAACCGCTCCTTCCACCTTTACttctctttactttcttttttattttttgctgaGATTATAAAAGTGGTATTTTATAAAGGAGTTTAATTTTAATCCACTCAGTAGTTAAATCACACTCGTTGTCATCTAAAAAAATATATGTCTAAAATATTCTACAATGCATGAAattaaactctttttaaaatacgatttttcagttatttacttctCTTTGATGTTTAATGTTGTTATTATAATATTgtagttaattttaaaattaaatgcaATTATAGAAATTCTTATTGAATATTTCTTTCTATTTCTGGTTATCATAAATTCATAATGTATTTTttcacttattttatttttatattttattgtattctACAACAAATTTATTCATTCTTGATTCgtattttattaataaataataatccaCAAAATTGAATTAATTTCATAATATAGTTCCTCTATATATTATAGTAAGTAATAACTGTACCTACCCTTATCTATTGTACCATTCCCTCTATTATTGtttgttaaatataaaataatttatataaacaaTCTTGATAATAAATGTAAAAgattttaatttattctatttgTGATTTATAAGATTCTCAGTTAATTGTTTTAGGAAATACCCAAGTTCATATTTAATtcgtaataaaaattaattataaaaaatcaaTCTTCAAATCAGGTTATTCATTTATTCTTTACATGTAAGCATTGGGATGAAAATTTGaacattcttaaaaaaaattacatatttattaaacaaagataaaaactgaattatctaaaaaaataaaataaactgatttgatacaaaaattaaaaaataaaatattttaccaATTTTCTTTTAGaataattctccacatacaagcgtttttttatacaagtctttacaagtcatttatattaacGCGCTTCAAACTGTTACTGCACGTtttcactgcaccttcttcttctctttactgcacgttcttcttcctcttcctcttcttcttcttcttttcttttgtttcttaccttctctttctcctttttcatttacatgttttctctctgttttctttcttcgttattctcgatttccattgttttttgacatcaagatctgaaatcgtttttgaaaaagaagaagcagcagaagatgaggaggagaaagagaaagaattctgaattatgcataaggtgtacttcaacgaattttgggtgtatttcttaaatcctttgggtgtagttttgtaatcctttgggtgtatttctgtaatccttttggTGTATTTCTaaaatcgtttgggtgaattcctgtaaccgtttgggtgtatttctgtaatcctttgggtgtatttctgtaatcgtttgggtgcatttctgaagttccattatcttcaaatttggcaagaaactcgttttcatggaggaagaagaagaataatcgttcataatgcatggtgagtagcgcgctttggaaaCAGGAAGTAGTTGAATAACGTGCATTTATTTAGTCTTGAATGTGGAAGTGTAATGCGTGTGTTTTGTTGAGTTGTAAGCCAAAAAGATTTGTATGTGTAGCAGACCTCTTTTTTAACTAATCAAaaagaacatttttttttttttgttaagacAACCTTGTTTTGAGTCTGTGCAAGAATAAACCACNNNNNNNNNNNNNNNNNNNNNNNNNNNNNNNNNNNNNNNAATATccggtgcaattttcaaaatcaaattgcggctttctaagaagctatttaggagcttatagagaagttaaaaaaaatgacttctctcataatattattactttttatcacatttctataaaataaatacttttaaaactaaaaacacaaacacaaaataacttatttataaactacttttaatataatcatttattgtttaaattattttttcaaaaaaagctTAATTAAGGGACCTTAATAGATCTAAATAGTTAAATACACAAACCCCCTCTTCCTCTCCCCAAACAAGAAATTTTTTTGTAATCTATCTCGTAGATCTGTAGTTGTCTCTTTTATAGCACATTTTTTCGTGTAAAATTCGATTTTTAGAATACTTAAAAAAAGACGAATTTACCTACTTCTTGATCAAACTAATATTAGTTTAAATTAAATTGATTAAGTGTACACTTTCACTaacttattaaaaaaattcaatatgcATTTCAATAACTTAGATACTCACACAAAATAATACAATTGTATTAATATTAATAGGAAAAGTATAggataccaacatattatctgccaacttctgccaactcttatttataattgtgtttcatggaagtgtgttcgtagatgtgtctaataattaatatattttaaatacatatataaagagacacatctagaaaatatatatataaaaacacttctattaaatacagctataaaaaagacatttttattagacacatttacgaacacacttccatgaaacataattataaataagagttggcagaagttagcagatatgctgttggtaacgtagcggaaccGATATTAATATTAATCCTCGTAATGGTTTATGAACGGGTGGCATGCATATGTAAAGGAGAAAGATTAGGTGACTTTATTTATGTATGTGTCTTGCTTTGTGGGGGAAGACACGTTTGGTTGCATGTGATAGTGGCTGTATAAGTGACTAGGTGGCTTGTATAAACACTTTTCCGACCAAACATCATGTGACCAATAATGTTGAACTCCCCAAGGAACCCATGTACTATTTTGCATGATTATCTCACTACACTACTATTAATTCTAAGAATCTCTTAACCTCTTAATATTCTAATAATGACATCTTAGCTTATATATAAGATTAAATTTTAGTTATTAGGATTTAGGTACTCAAAAGTACACATACATGGTATCAATTTTGTTAATGAAAAATGCATATGCAAAATaatttgaaagaattttttttcctttaagtTAATTTTTCAAAGATACGCATTACATATATTAGCATTTTTTCTTTTCGATCTGTAGTTACAGACTCTCAATCCTAGAGGAAAGAAAAGCACTCGGTGCTTACAAGTTACAAGAAATTTTTTTCCATTAAATCGTAACAGGTTTAAATTGgttcaattttatatttttttatatgtgtATTCGAACCGAATCAAATCAAaccaattaaaaatatattagttTGATTCGGGTAATCAGATATCCAATGaaataagatatttttttaaaaaaagataaatttttttaaaaatttatgtaaATATATNNNNNNNNNNNNNNNNNNNNNNNNNNNNNNNNNNNNNNNNNNNNNNNNNNNNNNNNNNNNNNNNNNNNNNNNNNNNNNNNNNNNNNNNNNNNNNNNNNNNNNNNNNNNNNNNNNTTCCCGCAAAATCAATACCCGAACCAATTATAGTTGGGTATCATCTGATCGGATTTAATTATATTCAGTTACTCATTAGTTTCGAAACTAATTTAATCAGCTTGAATTCGGACTTGTAATCGGATTACTCGAACTCGTGAACACCCCTAATATTTATGTATATTATACATGTTAACTaacatatttttaattaaataattattcatcaaaataattaaatttgcaataaataagtaattaaaNNNNNNNNNNNNNNNNNNNNNNNNNNNNNNNNNNNNNNNNNNNNNNNNNNNNNNNNNNNNNNNNNNNNNNNNNNAattgatatttaattttaatatacaagtAATTAACATGATTGAATTCAATATATGGTATAGTTTTGAATTCGAGTCTCActcctaatttaaaaaaaaaataaagcataTGCATAACGATCCCATGTATACTAATGTAACACATAGAAAGACTAAAGGGTGGTACACTCTTAGACGTTGTGaagcgtgagcatctttcctatccttttctagtgaatttgtatttaatttgttgagtttaatcaagaattaattatcttttagacactatggatgctactttgagttgtgtaaaATTCTGtctattttaggtagcattcggctggatttgatagaattttcgcagaa contains the following coding sequences:
- the LOC107629069 gene encoding G2/mitotic-specific cyclin S13-7 — protein: MASSMALPIDQQQQQPPSGENEKKVIVAAAEGRNNRRALQDIGNLVAKQAEQNVTKRNTRNFYANDQAAAEKNKKSSTELVIGAAVVPANGVDVRNFIVATKLEADKKPPTEHEVIVISSDDESEEEKKKKPQAAKGRKIRERVTRKNAKAFSSVLSARSKAAGLTYMPKEVVNIDATDMDNELAAVEYIDDIYKFYKLTEDDGRVHDYMGSQPDINAKMRSILVDWLIEVHRKFELMPETLYLTLNIVDRFLSMRVVPRRELQLVGISSMLIACKYEEIWAPEVNDFVVISDNAYIREQVLVMEKTILGKLEWYLTVPTPYVFLVRYIKASTPSDDEMENMVFFLAELSMLHYPTIISYSPSVIAASAVYAARCTLKRVPSWTETLEHYTGYSEENIRNCAKQMVNFHVAAPESKLRAVYKKFSSMDRSAVALLTPAKNLLAQS